One window from the genome of Fundidesulfovibrio magnetotacticus encodes:
- a CDS encoding late competence development ComFB family protein: MKEEKLAARGVDLSSIRNKNEGRVARILEEILGEEAEPLDSLDIQDIYALALNLLPARYRQQGSIVLSEPVKDAHIESAIRRAMRSVKERPGH; encoded by the coding sequence ATGAAGGAAGAAAAGCTCGCCGCGCGCGGCGTGGATCTCTCCAGCATCCGCAACAAGAACGAGGGGAGGGTGGCCAGAATCCTGGAGGAAATCCTGGGCGAGGAGGCCGAGCCCCTCGACTCCCTGGACATCCAGGACATCTACGCCCTGGCCCTGAACCTCCTGCCCGCGCGCTACCGCCAGCAGGGCTCCATCGTGCTCTCGGAGCCGGTCAAGGACGCGCACATCGAGTCGGCCATCCGACGGGCCATGCGCTCCGTGAAGGAACGGCCCGGCCACTGA
- a CDS encoding FliG C-terminal domain-containing protein, translated as MPGIFQHSQADGGGASCRFLNGPCRGSGCLFWSAGNGGGPGCVARHCLAGVALLGALPSPSPRPGEGFSALARLLLCAPPAWSAAALAGRPAGDAEIVADAARRFVPTLDERLGLDPRRTFHRLARLMDRLGPTALQAIGMPRRAAASTFWEIWDFRFLRGDAAQTFVAACRPDELESLAVLLDDADCAPLLAAAPAATSRDMEAARRASPVFMPGVLALAGDALERAALLSEDGGLSLHLPGFSAAFSGLEPLPCAALPPGLETDGARCCPLLRAACTGERCAAWEAAGQACGVSAWRDALFETGGRECPRCVGEALASSLGLGGEQVFGMLALPVQAGVLADFALEARDLAEAPGDPAERGRARPWVVSALLDGLGRADRVRLLAAAREARPGLTGSALTLLTAPVDVLADLADEDFRELLKEVSNEELTQSLAVAGDALREKCRRNLSERAYQMVREDVNGMGRVLLRDVRSAQRDVLAAALRLAREGRIRLPAGLRG; from the coding sequence ATGCCAGGCATTTTTCAGCATTCCCAGGCCGACGGCGGCGGAGCCTCCTGTCGTTTTTTGAACGGTCCCTGCCGGGGAAGCGGCTGCCTGTTCTGGTCCGCCGGGAACGGCGGCGGCCCGGGCTGCGTGGCGCGGCACTGCCTTGCAGGCGTCGCGCTCCTTGGCGCCTTGCCCTCCCCGTCTCCACGCCCCGGCGAGGGGTTTTCCGCTCTGGCCCGCCTGCTGCTCTGCGCCCCGCCCGCGTGGAGCGCGGCGGCGCTCGCGGGCAGGCCTGCCGGGGACGCCGAAATCGTTGCAGACGCCGCCCGGCGCTTCGTCCCCACCCTGGATGAACGCCTGGGGCTCGACCCGCGCCGGACCTTCCACAGGCTGGCCCGGCTGATGGACCGGCTCGGGCCGACAGCCCTCCAGGCCATCGGCATGCCCCGCCGGGCTGCCGCCTCGACCTTCTGGGAAATCTGGGATTTCCGGTTCCTGCGGGGCGATGCGGCGCAAACCTTCGTGGCCGCCTGCCGCCCCGACGAACTGGAAAGCCTGGCCGTTCTCCTGGACGACGCGGATTGCGCGCCGCTGCTTGCGGCCGCCCCGGCGGCAACGTCCCGGGACATGGAAGCCGCGCGCCGCGCATCCCCCGTTTTCATGCCCGGGGTCCTGGCCCTGGCCGGGGACGCCCTGGAGCGGGCCGCGCTTCTCAGCGAGGACGGAGGCCTGAGCCTGCACCTGCCCGGCTTCTCAGCCGCCTTCAGCGGGCTCGAACCGTTGCCGTGCGCGGCCCTGCCCCCCGGCCTGGAGACGGACGGCGCGAGGTGCTGCCCGCTGCTGCGCGCCGCTTGTACGGGCGAGCGGTGCGCCGCGTGGGAAGCGGCCGGACAGGCCTGCGGCGTGAGCGCGTGGCGCGACGCGCTGTTTGAAACAGGCGGGCGCGAGTGCCCCAGGTGCGTGGGTGAGGCTCTTGCCTCTTCACTTGGGCTCGGCGGGGAGCAGGTTTTCGGGATGCTCGCGTTGCCGGTCCAGGCTGGCGTTTTGGCGGATTTCGCACTGGAGGCCCGGGATCTCGCGGAGGCGCCGGGCGACCCGGCGGAGAGGGGGCGGGCCCGTCCCTGGGTCGTGTCGGCCCTGCTCGACGGCCTGGGACGGGCGGACCGCGTGCGGCTCCTGGCCGCCGCGAGGGAGGCGCGTCCCGGATTGACCGGGAGCGCCTTGACCCTGCTGACCGCTCCTGTGGACGTGCTGGCCGACCTCGCGGACGAGGATTTCCGCGAGCTGCTCAAGGAGGTCAGCAACGAGGAGCTGACCCAGAGCCTGGCCGTCGCGGGAGACGCCCTGCGCGAAAAGTGCCGCCGGAACCTGAGCGAACGGGCCTACCAAATGGTTCGCGAGGACGTGAACGGCATGGGCCGGGTACTGCTCCGGGATGTGCGGAGCGCGCAACGCGATGTGCTGGCCGCAGCGCTGAGGCTGGCCCGCGAGGGCCGCATCAGGCTGCCCGCCGGGCTGAGGGGATGA
- the tssD gene encoding type VI secretion system tube protein TssD gives MALTGYMKVTGKTQGQIKGDCDQSDSKKKDTMLVYQTNHNVEIPKDTHTGLPTGQRIHHPFTVTVHKNPGSPKMAQACCKGEQCTVEINYFRIKPDGKEENYYTVKMEDAIIVTMREYTPMTFLPDNKPFHDMEEFSFTYSKITWTYNDGNIEYTDDWKGA, from the coding sequence ATGGCTCTTACCGGTTACATGAAGGTCACGGGCAAGACTCAGGGACAGATCAAGGGCGATTGCGATCAGTCCGACTCCAAGAAGAAGGACACCATGCTGGTCTACCAGACCAACCACAACGTGGAAATCCCCAAGGACACCCACACCGGTCTGCCCACCGGCCAGCGCATCCACCATCCCTTCACCGTGACCGTGCACAAGAACCCCGGCTCGCCCAAGATGGCCCAGGCCTGCTGCAAGGGCGAACAGTGCACCGTGGAGATCAACTACTTCCGCATCAAACCCGACGGAAAGGAAGAGAACTACTACACCGTGAAGATGGAAGACGCCATCATCGTCACCATGCGGGAATACACCCCCATGACCTTCCTTCCCGACAACAAGCCCTTCCACGACATGGAAGAGTTCAGCTTCACCTACTCCAAGATCACCTGGACCTACAACGACGGCAACATCGAATACACCGACGACTGGAAGGGCGCGTAA
- the tssB gene encoding type VI secretion system contractile sheath small subunit, whose protein sequence is MAQEASVAPKERVNIVYKPATGDAKEEVELPLKLLVLGDFTNRPDDRTVENRDPISVDKDNFDDVLKAQNIELNISVPNKVSGKDGDEMGVKLKFDKLKDFEPDAIVAKVPELQKLMELREALKALKGPLSNVPEFRKKVQEMVQDPALRDRLLKELGVNA, encoded by the coding sequence ATGGCCCAGGAAGCTTCCGTCGCCCCCAAGGAGCGCGTGAACATCGTCTACAAGCCCGCAACGGGCGATGCCAAGGAAGAGGTCGAACTTCCGCTCAAGCTTCTCGTGCTCGGCGATTTCACCAATCGCCCCGACGACCGCACCGTGGAGAACCGCGACCCCATAAGCGTCGACAAGGACAACTTCGACGACGTGCTCAAAGCCCAGAACATCGAGCTGAACATCTCCGTGCCCAACAAGGTCTCGGGGAAGGACGGCGACGAAATGGGCGTGAAGCTCAAATTCGACAAACTCAAGGACTTCGAGCCCGACGCCATCGTGGCCAAGGTGCCGGAGTTGCAAAAGCTCATGGAACTGCGCGAGGCCCTGAAGGCCCTCAAAGGCCCACTCTCCAACGTGCCCGAGTTCCGCAAGAAGGTGCAGGAGATGGTGCAGGACCCGGCGCTGCGCGACAGGCTGCTCAAGGAACTGGGGGTCAACGCCTAG
- the tssC gene encoding type VI secretion system contractile sheath large subunit, which translates to MADEATQAQEAPAQAQAAAADSSLLDDIVEATKLKPSDDAFSTTKQGLQAFLEELVKPERSGARVSGALVDDMISQLDQKLSSQVNEIMHNQDFRKLESSWRSLKYLVMHTDFRENVRLQFINATKEDLLSDFEDAPEVVKSGLYKQVYTAEYGQFGGQPFGAMIANYEFGAGPQDVKLLQYCASVASMAHAPFIAAAGPQMFGIEKWEDLPNLKDLQSIFEMPQYTKWNSLRESEDARYLGLTLPRFLLRLPFGPDTAPTKSFNFKEDTSGGDDDFCWGNAAFAFASRLTDSFAKYRWCANIIGPQGGGAVEDLPLYQYEAMGEIQTKIPTQVLISERREFELAEQGFIALTMRKNSDNAAFFSANSVQKPKYFGISKEGKEAELNYKLSTQLPYMFIMNRLAHYIKVIQRENIGTWKERSDLEDELNKWISQYVTEMDNPAPSVRSRRPLRMAKIEVHDVEGDPGFYSVTLLARPHFKYMGASFTLSLVGKLDKK; encoded by the coding sequence ATGGCTGACGAAGCGACCCAGGCCCAGGAAGCGCCGGCCCAGGCACAGGCGGCCGCGGCCGATTCCTCGCTTTTGGACGATATCGTCGAGGCGACCAAGCTCAAGCCCTCGGACGACGCCTTTTCCACCACCAAGCAGGGCCTTCAGGCCTTCCTGGAGGAACTGGTCAAGCCCGAGCGCTCCGGCGCGCGCGTCTCCGGCGCGCTCGTGGACGACATGATCTCCCAGCTCGACCAGAAGCTCTCCAGCCAGGTCAATGAGATCATGCACAATCAGGACTTCCGCAAGCTCGAAAGCTCCTGGCGCTCCCTCAAATACCTGGTGATGCACACCGACTTCCGCGAGAACGTCCGGTTGCAGTTCATCAACGCCACCAAGGAAGACCTGCTCTCGGACTTCGAGGACGCCCCCGAGGTGGTAAAGTCCGGGCTCTACAAACAGGTCTACACGGCCGAATACGGCCAGTTCGGCGGCCAGCCCTTCGGGGCCATGATCGCCAACTACGAGTTCGGTGCCGGACCCCAGGACGTGAAGCTCCTGCAATACTGCGCCTCCGTGGCCTCCATGGCCCACGCGCCCTTCATCGCCGCCGCCGGGCCGCAGATGTTCGGCATCGAGAAGTGGGAGGACCTGCCCAACCTCAAGGACCTCCAGTCCATCTTCGAGATGCCCCAGTACACCAAGTGGAACTCCCTGCGCGAATCCGAAGACGCCCGCTATCTGGGGCTCACCCTGCCGCGCTTCCTGCTGCGCCTGCCCTTCGGGCCGGACACCGCGCCGACCAAGTCGTTCAACTTCAAGGAAGACACCTCCGGCGGCGACGACGACTTCTGCTGGGGCAACGCGGCCTTCGCCTTCGCCTCGCGCCTTACCGACTCCTTCGCCAAATACCGCTGGTGCGCCAACATCATCGGCCCCCAGGGCGGCGGCGCGGTGGAAGACCTGCCCCTCTACCAGTACGAGGCCATGGGCGAGATCCAGACCAAGATCCCCACCCAGGTGCTCATCAGCGAACGCCGGGAGTTCGAGCTGGCCGAACAGGGCTTCATCGCCCTCACCATGCGCAAGAACTCCGACAACGCGGCCTTCTTCTCCGCCAACTCCGTGCAGAAGCCCAAGTATTTCGGCATCTCCAAGGAAGGCAAGGAGGCCGAGCTCAACTACAAGCTCTCCACCCAGCTGCCCTACATGTTCATCATGAACCGCCTGGCGCACTACATCAAGGTGATCCAGCGCGAGAACATCGGCACCTGGAAGGAACGCTCCGACCTGGAAGACGAACTGAACAAGTGGATCAGCCAGTATGTGACGGAAATGGACAACCCCGCCCCAAGCGTGCGTTCCCGCAGGCCGTTGCGCATGGCCAAGATCGAAGTGCACGACGTGGAAGGGGATCCAGGATTCTATTCCGTCACCCTGCTGGCAAGGCCGCACTTCAAGTACATGGGCGCTTCGTTCACCCTGTCCTTGGTCGGCAAGCTCGATAAGAAATAA